CAGCTCGTTTGAACTCTTCGAAGGCGGATCGCTCATGGAGACCAGGGAACTCGGCCGCACCGGCCGGAACGTCGGTGTGATCGGGCTCGGCGCGTGGCAGCTCGGCGCCGACTGGGGGCAGGTGGACGAGGCGGACGCGTTCGCCACCCTGCGCGCGGCGGTGGAGGCGGGCGTCAGCTTCATCGACACGGCGGACGTCTACGGGGACGGGCGCAGCGAGCAGTTCGTCGGCCGCTTCCTGCGGGAGGCCGGGGCGCCGCTCACGGTGGCCACCAAGATGGGCCGCCGGGTGGCTCAGGAGGCAGCGAACTACAACGCCGAGAACTTCCTGGCCTGGAACGACCGCTCGCTGCGCAACCTCGACGTGGAGCGGATCGACCTGGTCCAGCTGCACTGCCCGCCGGACGAGGTCTACGCCGACGACCGGGTCTTCGACGCCCTCGACGACCTGGTCGAGCGCGGCCGGATCGCGGCGTACGGGGTGAGCGTGGAGACCTGCGAGCAGGCGCTGTCCGCGATCCGCCGGCCGAACCTGGCCTCGGTCCAGATCATCCTGAACGCGTTCCGGCTCAAGCCGCTCGAGCAGGTGCTGCCCGCCGCGCGCGCCGCGGGCGTCGGCATCATCGCGCGCGTCCCGCTGGCCAGCGGCCTGCTGTCGGGCCGGTACACGGTGAAGACGGAGTTCGCGGCCGACGACCACCGCGCGTTCAACCGCCACGGCGAGGCCTTCGACGTCGGCGAGACCTTCTCCGGCGTGGACTACGAGACCGGGCTCGAGGCGGTCGAGCGGCTGCGGCCGCTGGTGCCGGAGGGCGTGAGCCTGGCGCAGTTCGCGTTGCGCTGGATCGCGGATCAGGACGCTGTCAGCGTCGTCATTCCGGGTGCGCGCAATCCGGAGCAGGCCCGGGCGAACGCCGCGGCCGGCTCGCTGCCGCACCTGACGCCGGAGGCGCACCAGGCCGTATCCGAGGTCTACGACGAGTTGATCAAGCCTCTGGTCCACGACCGCTGGTAGCGGCACCGAAGACGCCGGGCGCCATTTAATTGCTGTTGGCAAGCAACAATATCTGGCGTACCGGCGCCGGGGACCTATCATGGCCGCAGCGGCGTGATCCAGGGACTACGGCAAGCGGGGTGCGGCGATGACCGTCGGTAGGGAGCGCATCACCATCGGCCTGGCCGCCGACGCGCCCGCGCAGGCCACCACGGCCGGCGCGGGCGCGGACGGCACCCGGGCCCAGCTGTTCGCCGAGGTGCTCACGGCCGGGCCGCTCTCGCGCACCCAGCTGGCCCAGCGCACCGGCTTGTCCCAGTCGACGGTGACCAAGGTCGTCAATCCGTTGATCGAGGCCGGCTACGTGGCGGAGACCGGCGAGCACAGCGTGGGCGTCGGGCGGCCGCAGCGGCTGCTCGAGGTGGCGGCGTCGCGGCACGCGGTGATCGGGGTGAAGCTGGCTCCTGGCACTGTCACCGGCGTGCTCACCGATCTGCGGGCGCAGGTGCTGTGCGTCCGGGAGCGGCGGCTGACGGCGGGTCATGATCCGGCGGCCGCGATATCTGCGGCCGCGGCCGTGGTGCTGGACCTCATGGCTTCCGACCGCGGCGCTCCGGACCGGCTGATCGGCGTGGGCGTGGGCGTCGGCGGGCACGTGGACCCGGGCGCGGGGCGGGTGGTGCACTCGGGCATCCTCGGCTGGGACGAGGTGGCGGTGGCGGCCCCGCTGGGCGCGGCGACCGGCCTGCCCACGGTCGTCGGCAACGACGTGGACGCGCTGGCGGTGGCAGAACGCTGGTTCGGACTCGGCCGCGGCGTGGACACCTTCGCACTGGTGACGGTGGGCCCGGGGATCGGCTGCGGGCTGTTCCTCGGCGGCGAGCTGTTCACCGGATCCAGCGGCCTGGCCGGGGAACTCGGCCACATCCCGGTGCGCGCCGACGGCGAGGAGTGCGGCTGCGGACGCCGCGGCTGCCTGGAGACGGTGGCCTCGGACGAGGCGATCCTGCGTGGTATCGAACGCGCCGGCGGAGCACGCCCGGCCTCGATCGAGGACGCGGTACGCCTGGCCCGGGCCGGCGACGCGGCGGCGGCCGCCGCGTTCACCTCGATGGGTGAGGAGCTCGGCAGAGCCCTGGCAACCCTGGGCAATCTGATCAACCCGGCCCGGATCATCCTGGCCGGAGAGCGTGCCGACGCGTTCGACCTGTTCGGCCAGTCCTGCGAGAACGCCTGGCGTGCCCACTCGTTCTCCACCGCCTCGCGTGACTGCGCCCTGACGGTGGACGTGACCGACGACGCGCAGTGGGCACGAGGCGCGGCCTGCCTGGTGATCCGGGAGGCAGTGGCGGGCTAGTGTCCCTCACCGCAAATTCGCTGCAGAAATCGGCCCCAGCGCCCGCCTGGCTGCGTTGCCGAAATGCCCACAGAAGACCGAGTATGAGGGCATCCCGGCGCCTTGCCAGACGAACGCTGGAACCGATTTCTCATGCAGCGGTTTTCCGAATCGGGACACTAGTGCCGCCGGAAGTCCGAATGGGCCGACAGGCTCCGCCGACCTGACCTGCTCCCCCGAGGCGCGAAGTTTCCGTACGCGAAGTGCGGAACCTCGATCTCCAGCTCGGCGAGTTCCGCCGTCGATGACTCGTCCAGGCATTCCGGGTCGAACGCGGTCCCGCAGCCGGTGCACAGCACGAACATACGGCTGCTTTCATGCACCGGGAGAACGCGGAACACGTGCTGCTCGGAGTGCAGTTCGCGAAGCTCGTATGCGCACTCTGCTTCACAGCGCAGGCAGAAGAACATGCCCTCCTCCACCCTGCGGACGGTTTTGCGGTACCCGGCCGAGAAAAGAAAGAACACGCGCGCTCCCCACCCAGCGTCCGACGACAACCGTTGAACTTACCAGCACTCGCAGTGTCCTGCCACCACGTCCTCGCGCACGGACGAACCGGCACGAGTCGGGCGCGACGCCGTCGCCTCGAATTTTTTTCTTGACTCACGAAAATCAGCTCGGCCATACTCCTCGTCATCCGGTCACCCGACCGGATCAGGGGCGGCCCTGCGCGGGCCGCCGCCTTGCCTCAGCTTGCTTCGACGCGGAAAGGCACCCTCGATGCGGACGGCGGATCTGCTCGGCGAGGCGACCCGCGCGGAGATCTTCAGCCAGGTGCTCACCGCCGGGCCGATCTCCCGCTCGGGCATCGCCACCCGGCTCGGGCTCTCCCCGTCCACGGTGACCCGGCTGCTGCCGGCCCTGCTGGAGGCGGACTACATCCGGGAGGGCGCGGAGGCCGAGCCGGCCACCGGACCAGGCCGTCCGCAGCGGATGCTGCGGGTCAACCTCG
This genomic window from Actinospica robiniae DSM 44927 contains:
- a CDS encoding ROK family transcriptional regulator, with the translated sequence MTVGRERITIGLAADAPAQATTAGAGADGTRAQLFAEVLTAGPLSRTQLAQRTGLSQSTVTKVVNPLIEAGYVAETGEHSVGVGRPQRLLEVAASRHAVIGVKLAPGTVTGVLTDLRAQVLCVRERRLTAGHDPAAAISAAAAVVLDLMASDRGAPDRLIGVGVGVGGHVDPGAGRVVHSGILGWDEVAVAAPLGAATGLPTVVGNDVDALAVAERWFGLGRGVDTFALVTVGPGIGCGLFLGGELFTGSSGLAGELGHIPVRADGEECGCGRRGCLETVASDEAILRGIERAGGARPASIEDAVRLARAGDAAAAAAFTSMGEELGRALATLGNLINPARIILAGERADAFDLFGQSCENAWRAHSFSTASRDCALTVDVTDDAQWARGAACLVIREAVAG
- a CDS encoding aldo/keto reductase, with the protein product METRELGRTGRNVGVIGLGAWQLGADWGQVDEADAFATLRAAVEAGVSFIDTADVYGDGRSEQFVGRFLREAGAPLTVATKMGRRVAQEAANYNAENFLAWNDRSLRNLDVERIDLVQLHCPPDEVYADDRVFDALDDLVERGRIAAYGVSVETCEQALSAIRRPNLASVQIILNAFRLKPLEQVLPAARAAGVGIIARVPLASGLLSGRYTVKTEFAADDHRAFNRHGEAFDVGETFSGVDYETGLEAVERLRPLVPEGVSLAQFALRWIADQDAVSVVIPGARNPEQARANAAAGSLPHLTPEAHQAVSEVYDELIKPLVHDRW